A single Chloracidobacterium sp. DNA region contains:
- a CDS encoding 23S rRNA (pseudouridine(1915)-N(3))-methyltransferase RlmH: MKFRFVWIGKTKEKNWRSLQDEYLRRLSHFVRHEITELRDSAPHEGKEIEGKLILDKLNQSSFVCLLDVAGRVLSSHELSDTVEGWQNRGVKEVVFVIGGADGVSADVAQRADIVLSLSILTFTHEMARVILLEQLYRAFTIIKGFPYQK; this comes from the coding sequence ATGAAATTTCGCTTTGTTTGGATCGGAAAGACCAAGGAAAAGAATTGGCGGTCGCTGCAGGACGAGTATCTGCGGCGACTTTCCCATTTCGTGCGTCACGAGATCACCGAATTGAGGGACTCCGCCCCGCACGAAGGCAAGGAAATTGAAGGCAAACTCATCCTCGACAAACTGAATCAAAGCTCCTTTGTCTGTCTTCTGGACGTCGCCGGTAGGGTTTTGTCATCGCACGAACTTTCCGATACGGTGGAAGGTTGGCAGAATCGCGGGGTCAAGGAAGTTGTTTTTGTTATCGGCGGGGCGGACGGTGTGTCCGCTGATGTTGCCCAAAGAGCCGATATCGTGCTATCGTTGTCGATTCTAACATTTACCCACGAGATGGCCCGTGTGATCTTGTTAGAACAACTTTATAGAGCTTTCACAATCATCAAGGGGTTTCCATACCAGAAATGA
- the rsfS gene encoding ribosome silencing factor, whose protein sequence is MEETQEKSLQREAVTIEISATPTSFSELDPELQLAIKCIGDKKGEDIVALDLRDIASFTEFFVIASGTNQRQVQAISDEIGERLKKDLDVRPVRIEGYSTADWVLLDFGDFIVHVFNTQSREFYDLARLWRDARPVTIPSDL, encoded by the coding sequence ATGGAAGAAACACAAGAAAAGTCGCTTCAACGCGAAGCAGTAACAATCGAGATTTCGGCCACGCCGACGTCATTTTCAGAGCTTGACCCCGAACTCCAACTCGCGATCAAATGCATCGGTGATAAAAAAGGCGAAGACATCGTCGCTCTCGACCTGCGGGACATCGCTAGCTTTACCGAATTTTTCGTGATCGCAAGCGGCACAAATCAGCGTCAGGTCCAGGCCATCTCTGACGAGATAGGCGAAAGGCTCAAAAAGGATTTGGATGTGAGGCCCGTTCGAATTGAGGGTTATTCGACCGCCGATTGGGTTCTGCTCGATTTCGGTGATTTCATCGTTCACGTCTTTAATACTCAATCCCGCGAGTTCTACGACCTCGCCCGTCTATGGCGCGATGCCCGGCCTGTGACAATACCTTCGGACCTATGA
- the nadD gene encoding nicotinate (nicotinamide) nucleotide adenylyltransferase — MKRIAFYGGSFDPVHNGHLAVAQSLMVQFSLDEFVFIPAYHAPHKSRKRPTSAYDRYAMLCLATDHDERITVSKMEIEAPERPFTVETLTTLNARLSDTQIFFVMGADSWMDITTWREWESVLSLSNHIVVTRPGNKIAFDHVTDEIRKRIIDLREGANKYVASEISTRQIYITDAVFMDISATDIRGRIHSGEPSWRNDVLPEVAKHIEKYQIYS; from the coding sequence ATGAAACGAATTGCATTTTACGGAGGTTCGTTCGACCCTGTGCATAACGGACACTTGGCGGTCGCTCAGTCTCTGATGGTTCAGTTTTCGCTGGATGAATTTGTGTTTATTCCCGCGTATCACGCACCGCATAAGTCGCGCAAGCGTCCGACGTCCGCTTATGATCGATACGCGATGCTGTGCCTTGCCACTGATCACGACGAGCGTATCACGGTCTCGAAGATGGAGATCGAGGCACCCGAACGCCCTTTTACGGTTGAGACGTTAACGACGCTCAATGCCCGCTTGAGCGACACTCAGATCTTTTTTGTGATGGGTGCAGACTCGTGGATGGATATCACGACGTGGCGGGAATGGGAGAGCGTACTGTCGCTGTCCAATCATATTGTCGTAACGCGGCCCGGCAACAAGATCGCCTTTGATCACGTCACGGACGAGATCCGTAAACGCATCATCGACCTACGCGAGGGTGCGAACAAATATGTGGCGTCGGAGATCAGCACACGGCAGATCTACATAACTGACGCCGTTTTTATGGATATTTCGGCCACCGATATTCGCGGCCGTATCCACTCCGGTGAGCCGTCGTGGCGAAACGACGTGCTTCCCGAGGTTGCAAAACACATCGAAAAATATCAGATTTATAGCTAA
- the obgE gene encoding GTPase ObgE: MFLDRVKIRVKAGDGGNGVTAFRREKFVPRGGPSGGDGGIGGSVWIESTEGLNTLLHLRFNPEHKAERGRHGEGSNRFGKDGEDHVVRVPVGTQVFDPESNELLFDFTGPGQKYLAAKGGKGGWGNAHFATPTRRAPKFHFTGRPGGERELQLELKLIADVGLVGFPNAGKSTLISVISAAKPKIADYPFTTLEPNLGVVDMGDFNTFVVADIPGLIQGASDGAGLGHRFLRHVERTKLILHLVDVSSLSGRDPISDYEIINLELTKYDANLGSRPQIVVATKIDSIDEPERLEKLRKRAKKDKKQFFAISSVTNVGVKELVNAISDDLRALAEAAEEAVAAAADV, from the coding sequence ATGTTTTTAGACCGCGTAAAAATAAGGGTTAAGGCCGGCGATGGCGGCAACGGCGTCACGGCATTTCGCCGCGAAAAATTTGTTCCGCGTGGCGGCCCTTCGGGCGGTGACGGCGGGATCGGAGGCAGCGTCTGGATCGAGTCGACCGAGGGCCTCAACACCCTGCTTCATCTGAGATTCAATCCGGAGCACAAGGCCGAACGCGGCCGTCACGGCGAAGGTTCGAATCGGTTTGGCAAAGACGGCGAAGATCACGTCGTACGGGTACCGGTCGGCACGCAAGTTTTTGACCCCGAGTCCAACGAACTGCTTTTCGATTTTACCGGGCCTGGTCAAAAGTACCTGGCAGCCAAGGGCGGTAAAGGCGGATGGGGCAACGCTCATTTTGCAACGCCGACCCGAAGAGCTCCCAAATTTCACTTTACGGGCCGACCCGGCGGCGAACGAGAACTCCAACTCGAATTGAAATTGATTGCTGATGTCGGTCTGGTCGGCTTTCCAAATGCTGGCAAATCCACACTGATATCTGTGATCTCAGCCGCTAAGCCAAAGATCGCGGACTACCCTTTTACGACGCTTGAACCCAATCTCGGTGTCGTCGATATGGGTGATTTTAATACATTTGTGGTAGCCGATATACCCGGTTTGATCCAGGGAGCATCGGACGGTGCGGGTCTCGGGCACCGATTCCTACGGCACGTCGAACGCACCAAACTGATTTTGCATCTTGTCGACGTTTCGTCGCTATCCGGACGTGACCCGATCAGCGATTACGAGATAATAAATCTGGAGTTGACCAAGTATGATGCCAATCTTGGTTCGAGGCCGCAGATAGTTGTTGCGACCAAAATCGATTCGATCGACGAACCCGAACGGCTTGAAAAGCTGCGAAAAAGGGCAAAAAAAGACAAGAAGCAATTTTTTGCCATCTCCTCGGTCACAAACGTCGGAGTCAAGGAATTGGTCAACGCGATCTCTGACGATCTGCGGGCGCTGGCAGAAGCGGCCGAAGAAGCCGTTGCCGCCGCTGCGGACGTTTGA
- a CDS encoding pentapeptide repeat-containing protein, whose protein sequence is MESQYNEDTVFEDLDLSEADLSEKEFVSCEFTRCDLSKADLGGTVFMDCVFRECNLSLAKLVQSGMKTVGFYDCKLVGVEFSKCSDFLFVVSFQNCQIDYSSFFQKKMKKTRFADCSLKEADFTLAELSSAVFHNCDLLKASFVQSNLDKVDLRTAYNYSFDCELNRVKGAKFSHSGIAGLLNKYEIVIT, encoded by the coding sequence ATGGAATCTCAGTATAACGAAGACACCGTGTTTGAAGATCTGGATCTGTCCGAAGCGGATCTGTCAGAGAAGGAGTTCGTAAGCTGCGAATTTACACGTTGCGATCTGTCGAAGGCCGATCTCGGCGGGACGGTTTTTATGGACTGCGTCTTCCGCGAGTGTAATCTTTCGCTGGCGAAACTCGTTCAGTCGGGTATGAAGACGGTCGGTTTCTATGACTGCAAACTGGTCGGCGTTGAGTTCAGCAAGTGTAGCGATTTCTTGTTCGTGGTGAGCTTTCAAAACTGTCAGATCGACTACTCGTCATTTTTTCAAAAGAAGATGAAAAAGACGCGGTTCGCGGACTGCTCGTTAAAGGAGGCGGATTTCACACTCGCGGAACTTTCGTCAGCTGTCTTCCACAACTGTGACCTGCTGAAGGCCTCCTTCGTCCAGTCCAATCTGGACAAAGTTGATCTCAGAACTGCTTATAATTATTCATTTGACTGCGAACTCAACCGCGTAAAGGGTGCAAAGTTCTCACACTCAGGCATCGCGGGGCTGCTTAATAAGTATGAGATCGTGATCACCTGA
- the rpmA gene encoding 50S ribosomal protein L27: MAHKKGVGSSRNGRDSNAQRLGLKKFGGEHVLGGNILARQRGTKWKPGNNVGIGKDDTLFSLIEGFVKFENKGQKGKFISVYLEGAPELAPKVVAA; this comes from the coding sequence ATGGCACATAAAAAAGGTGTAGGTTCATCCAGAAACGGCCGCGATTCAAATGCGCAACGGCTTGGTCTTAAAAAGTTTGGCGGCGAGCACGTTCTCGGCGGCAATATCCTGGCGCGTCAGCGCGGCACCAAGTGGAAGCCGGGCAACAACGTCGGCATCGGCAAGGACGACACATTGTTCTCGCTGATCGAGGGCTTTGTTAAGTTTGAGAACAAAGGCCAGAAAGGCAAGTTTATCAGTGTGTATCTCGAGGGTGCCCCTGAACTAGCTCCGAAAGTAGTCGCAGCTTAA
- the rplU gene encoding 50S ribosomal protein L21 yields the protein MSYAIIRTGGKQFAVESGQTLRVPKIDEKEGKKVSLEALLVGEGKDAKMEGGTTINATVVGHGKADKIIVFKKKRRKQYKRKQGHRQRFTEIKIEKI from the coding sequence ATGAGTTACGCAATTATTAGAACAGGCGGAAAGCAGTTTGCGGTCGAGAGCGGCCAGACCCTTCGCGTGCCGAAGATCGACGAGAAAGAAGGAAAAAAGGTTTCGCTTGAAGCTCTTCTGGTCGGCGAAGGAAAAGACGCCAAGATGGAAGGCGGTACAACGATCAATGCCACGGTAGTCGGTCACGGCAAGGCTGACAAGATCATTGTTTTTAAGAAAAAGCGCCGCAAGCAATACAAACGTAAGCAAGGCCACCGTCAACGCTTTACGGAAATCAAGATAGAAAAGATCTAA
- the hpt gene encoding hypoxanthine phosphoribosyltransferase, whose product MDHTEFTNPNLEVLFSAEQIIERVNEMGSEITRDYKGKDLVLVGVLKGSCVFLADLMRAIDLPLSIDFMSVSSYKDGTTSTGDVEIIKDLSNPIRDKDVLVVEDIIDTGLTLSRLLDILGSRGARSITLASFLDKPEPRIKKELKIEYTGFVVPNHFVVGYGLDAAGRYRNLPFIGIVKDPSIA is encoded by the coding sequence ATGGATCATACAGAATTTACCAACCCGAATCTCGAAGTGCTGTTTTCCGCTGAGCAGATCATTGAGCGAGTCAATGAAATGGGCTCCGAGATCACTAGAGATTATAAGGGCAAAGACCTTGTTTTGGTCGGCGTACTCAAAGGTTCGTGCGTATTCCTGGCCGATCTGATGCGTGCGATCGACCTGCCGCTCTCGATAGATTTTATGTCCGTTTCGAGCTACAAGGACGGCACGACTTCGACGGGCGATGTCGAGATAATCAAGGATCTTAGCAATCCGATCCGCGACAAAGATGTTTTGGTCGTCGAGGACATTATCGATACGGGCCTGACGCTTTCGCGATTATTGGACATATTGGGTTCGCGTGGGGCACGGTCGATCACGCTTGCAAGTTTTCTGGACAAACCCGAACCGCGGATCAAAAAGGAACTCAAGATCGAATACACGGGATTTGTCGTACCAAATCACTTCGTGGTCGGCTACGGTCTCGATGCGGCGGGACGGTATCGAAACCTACCGTTCATCGGCATCGTCAAAGACCCGTCGATCGCATAG
- a CDS encoding RpiB/LacA/LacB family sugar-phosphate isomerase — protein sequence MSDPKNDTRERVRALVKQVLAAVPPDASKVAEAAFKVEHVVVNSIADKVRKPFDRDESAKSLITEVDLRGLESGARLRIAANAKFTSLAEDIVKDRGIELIRKESRKSATKVRSVAIGADHGGFRLKEQIKDVLTDFGLQVRDFGTDSEEAVDYPDLAHAVAKSVAGHQVDIGIIVDGAGIGSAMTANKVPGVRAAACYSPALARNSREHNGANILTLGAGQNTFAEVKEIVEAFISSDIAEERHKKRVGKIDNIDRQYRK from the coding sequence ATGTCTGATCCAAAAAATGATACCCGCGAACGCGTCAGGGCTCTGGTAAAACAGGTCCTTGCCGCGGTACCGCCCGACGCTTCTAAAGTTGCTGAAGCGGCCTTTAAGGTCGAGCACGTGGTGGTAAATTCGATAGCGGACAAGGTCCGAAAGCCCTTTGACCGTGACGAATCCGCGAAGTCGCTCATCACGGAGGTCGACCTTCGCGGACTCGAGTCGGGGGCGCGACTTCGTATCGCTGCGAATGCCAAGTTCACATCACTTGCCGAGGATATCGTAAAGGATCGCGGTATCGAGTTGATCCGAAAGGAATCGCGAAAAAGCGCGACTAAGGTCAGATCGGTCGCCATCGGCGCCGATCACGGCGGATTTCGTCTAAAAGAACAGATCAAGGACGTATTGACGGACTTCGGCTTGCAGGTGCGTGATTTTGGGACTGACAGCGAGGAAGCAGTCGATTATCCTGATCTGGCACACGCTGTCGCAAAGTCGGTTGCGGGCCATCAGGTGGATATCGGCATTATTGTGGACGGTGCCGGGATCGGGAGTGCGATGACCGCTAATAAGGTGCCCGGTGTTAGGGCCGCGGCCTGTTATTCGCCCGCTCTTGCACGAAATTCGCGCGAACATAACGGGGCAAATATCCTGACGCTTGGTGCCGGACAGAACACATTTGCCGAGGTGAAAGAGATCGTCGAGGCATTTATCTCGAGCGACATCGCCGAGGAAAGGCACAAAAAACGCGTCGGGAAGATCGACAATATTGACCGGCAATACAGAAAGTGA
- the deoC gene encoding deoxyribose-phosphate aldolase, translating into MVLAKLSGEEYCPTFCHADVQRIVDAGAERIGIVLGETATAHDWASLIDHTLLKPEASESDIKKLCAEAVQFGFASVCVNPAWVKKAAGFLKGSGVPVCTVIGFPLGATLPDVKAFEARRAIFNGATEVDMVINIGALKSGDDCTVEDDIRAVVEAAHENHVLCKVIIETALLSDDEKVRACIASQNAGADFVKTSTGFAKGGATVNDVALMRHTVGKALGVKASGGVKGIDDARAMFEAGATRIGASVGVKIAQEASGMKVDAPTSGY; encoded by the coding sequence ATGGTGCTGGCAAAACTCAGCGGCGAAGAATACTGCCCGACGTTTTGCCACGCCGACGTACAGCGTATCGTCGACGCGGGTGCCGAACGCATCGGTATAGTGCTCGGTGAAACGGCGACGGCACACGACTGGGCCAGCTTGATCGATCACACTTTATTAAAGCCTGAGGCGAGCGAGTCGGATATTAAAAAACTCTGCGCCGAGGCGGTTCAGTTCGGATTTGCTTCGGTCTGCGTCAATCCGGCGTGGGTCAAAAAGGCAGCGGGTTTCTTAAAGGGAAGCGGCGTTCCGGTCTGCACGGTCATCGGATTTCCGCTCGGTGCGACATTGCCGGACGTAAAGGCATTTGAGGCTCGACGGGCGATCTTTAACGGAGCGACCGAGGTCGATATGGTCATCAATATCGGAGCACTGAAATCCGGCGACGACTGTACGGTCGAGGATGACATTCGAGCGGTTGTAGAGGCCGCACACGAAAATCACGTGCTTTGTAAGGTGATCATCGAAACCGCACTTTTGTCTGACGATGAAAAAGTTCGGGCTTGTATCGCCTCGCAAAACGCAGGCGCGGATTTCGTTAAGACATCGACCGGATTCGCAAAGGGCGGGGCAACCGTCAACGATGTCGCACTGATGCGACATACGGTCGGCAAGGCCCTCGGCGTCAAAGCGTCGGGCGGCGTAAAGGGCATTGACGATGCGAGAGCGATGTTTGAGGCCGGTGCAACGCGAATCGGTGCTTCAGTGGGCGTTAAGATCGCCCAAGAGGCCAGCGGGATGAAAGTCGACGCTCCAACGAGCGGCTACTGA
- a CDS encoding TonB family protein yields MNERIRKDRSRRHFPLIIVAVFIGLLCGGLSSALAQSRQLSLADILIALRSKKAVIEEKNKILSDAVKQRGITFSLTPEIEKELGSTGAYKELIEVIREKAVVTDTVAIQKPEPVKVEVPVPVSTPPPPDAAFYRNRAATNLIAGEYDLAMKDLSSVIELKPGEAQAYFDRGFVYLKQGKADNAAADLDKGLGIDPRNVTAYVARAQIFQQKGDTANALAYFDKASNIDPSNTAAKTGSTKIRDDAVAEERRVAAAAKAAEEAKAAPRILPVGAMNGFASDLVMPVYSAIDRRMNIQGKVIVQISLNEEGKLVDAQATEGPKTLRNSALEAVRRSTFMPVLSNGKPVAASGYIVYNFVPNQ; encoded by the coding sequence ATGAATGAACGAATCCGGAAAGATAGATCTCGCCGACATTTTCCGTTAATAATAGTGGCGGTTTTCATTGGATTGCTATGCGGCGGCCTATCGTCGGCACTCGCACAATCGCGCCAATTAAGTCTGGCCGATATTTTGATCGCGTTGCGATCCAAAAAGGCAGTCATCGAGGAAAAGAACAAGATCCTTTCTGATGCAGTCAAGCAACGCGGGATTACGTTTAGCCTTACGCCCGAGATCGAAAAGGAACTCGGCAGCACAGGCGCCTACAAAGAACTCATCGAGGTCATCCGCGAAAAAGCCGTCGTGACGGACACCGTTGCCATCCAAAAACCCGAGCCTGTCAAGGTCGAGGTGCCTGTACCTGTCTCGACACCGCCGCCGCCTGACGCTGCATTTTATCGGAATCGCGCAGCGACCAACCTTATCGCCGGTGAATACGATCTGGCTATGAAGGATCTGTCGAGCGTGATCGAATTAAAGCCCGGCGAGGCACAAGCCTACTTTGACCGCGGATTTGTGTACCTGAAACAAGGCAAGGCAGATAACGCCGCCGCCGATCTGGATAAAGGCCTCGGAATCGACCCGAGAAATGTCACCGCCTATGTTGCTCGAGCCCAGATATTCCAGCAGAAAGGCGATACGGCAAATGCCCTCGCATATTTTGATAAGGCCTCAAATATCGACCCTTCTAATACGGCGGCCAAAACCGGTTCGACTAAGATACGTGATGATGCGGTCGCTGAGGAAAGGCGCGTCGCGGCAGCAGCAAAGGCCGCCGAGGAAGCAAAAGCGGCACCGCGAATACTGCCGGTCGGAGCGATGAATGGATTTGCATCGGACCTCGTGATGCCGGTGTACTCCGCGATCGATCGCCGGATGAATATTCAAGGAAAAGTGATCGTCCAGATCTCGCTCAACGAGGAAGGAAAATTGGTAGACGCTCAAGCGACCGAGGGTCCGAAAACTCTGCGAAACTCGGCGTTAGAGGCGGTACGACGATCAACCTTTATGCCCGTATTGTCAAATGGCAAACCGGTCGCGGCATCCGGATATATTGTTTACAATTTCGTGCCCAATCAGTAG
- the msrP gene encoding protein-methionine-sulfoxide reductase catalytic subunit MsrP, protein MSKQIKSSEITDESTYLNRRNFLKVGIAAGSLAATTSAFRYFSPVKSNAPEPPALAEIKRSETPPTDLKTNTYEEITNYNNFYEFSTSKSAVAAKAESLVTRPWTVEVGGMVQRPRTFDIEDLLKFEQEERIYRFRCVEAWSMVIPWVGFSLKKLLDQVEPLGSARYVAFQTKYDPVRMQSSFSAGIDFPYVEGLRLDEAQHPLTMLATGLYGRQMPNQNGAPIRLVVPWKYGFKSIKSIVKIILTDREPPTTWNQAASDEYGFYSNVNPDVRHPRWSQASERRIGEIGMRPTEPFNGYGDEVASLYDGMDLKKYF, encoded by the coding sequence ATGTCAAAGCAGATCAAGTCCAGTGAGATAACTGACGAATCGACGTACTTAAACCGGCGCAACTTTTTAAAAGTCGGTATTGCCGCCGGCAGTTTGGCGGCAACGACATCAGCTTTCAGGTATTTTAGCCCGGTAAAGTCGAATGCTCCTGAGCCGCCGGCGTTGGCCGAGATCAAGAGATCGGAAACGCCGCCGACGGATCTAAAAACGAACACGTACGAAGAGATCACCAACTATAATAATTTCTACGAATTTTCCACCAGCAAGTCAGCGGTCGCCGCTAAAGCCGAGTCGCTGGTGACACGACCGTGGACGGTCGAGGTCGGCGGGATGGTGCAGAGGCCGCGGACGTTCGACATCGAGGATCTTCTCAAATTTGAACAGGAAGAGCGGATCTACCGCTTTCGGTGCGTCGAGGCGTGGTCGATGGTCATCCCTTGGGTCGGTTTTTCGCTGAAGAAGTTGCTTGACCAGGTCGAACCGCTTGGGTCCGCCCGCTACGTCGCATTTCAGACCAAATACGATCCGGTCAGGATGCAATCGTCGTTTTCTGCCGGTATCGACTTTCCATACGTTGAGGGATTGCGGCTCGACGAAGCCCAGCATCCGCTGACGATGCTTGCGACGGGGCTTTACGGCAGACAGATGCCCAATCAAAATGGGGCTCCGATCCGACTCGTGGTGCCCTGGAAATACGGATTTAAGAGCATCAAATCGATCGTTAAGATAATACTTACCGACCGCGAACCTCCGACAACCTGGAATCAGGCGGCATCTGATGAATACGGTTTTTACTCGAACGTCAATCCCGACGTCCGGCACCCAAGATGGTCGCAGGCATCGGAACGGCGGATCGGTGAGATCGGTATGCGCCCGACCGAACCATTTAACGGATACGGCGACGAAGTAGCGTCACTCTACGACGGAATGGATCTGAAAAAGTATTTTTAA
- a CDS encoding sulfoxide reductase heme-binding subunit YedZ: MKDVRFNKTLLWLNSLIPIAILLWDAWNQRLGANPIEYFLRTTGIMTLVFVLVTMLITPLRKWFGWNQLVKYRRTVGLFAFFYGSIHLSTYVVFDRSLDVGGIVNDVIQRPFIAFGMTAFMLMVPLAVTSTNSMIKRLGGKRWQLLHRLIYLTAVAGVVHFWMIVKSDIFYPAIFAAVLVTLLAARIYFSISNKRVKAVKSQAAAVDGSAS, encoded by the coding sequence ATGAAGGACGTACGATTTAATAAAACACTGCTCTGGCTCAATAGTCTGATACCGATCGCAATCCTCTTGTGGGATGCCTGGAATCAGAGGCTTGGGGCGAATCCGATCGAGTATTTTCTCCGGACGACGGGCATAATGACGTTGGTTTTCGTGCTTGTCACGATGCTGATCACGCCGCTCAGAAAATGGTTTGGCTGGAATCAACTAGTAAAATATCGGCGAACCGTCGGGCTCTTTGCTTTTTTTTACGGATCGATCCATTTATCGACCTATGTCGTCTTTGATCGAAGCCTTGATGTTGGCGGTATCGTGAACGACGTGATACAGCGTCCGTTCATCGCTTTCGGGATGACGGCGTTTATGCTAATGGTACCGCTCGCAGTAACCTCGACCAACTCGATGATCAAACGTCTTGGCGGTAAGCGTTGGCAACTTCTGCATCGCTTGATCTACCTGACGGCGGTCGCTGGCGTCGTACATTTTTGGATGATCGTAAAATCAGATATCTTTTACCCGGCGATATTTGCCGCAGTGCTGGTCACTCTACTCGCCGCACGGATCTATTTTTCGATAAGCAACAAAAGGGTAAAGGCTGTGAAATCTCAGGCCGCGGCAGTTGATGGTTCTGCTTCCTGA